The following are from one region of the Bifidobacteriaceae bacterium genome:
- a CDS encoding beta-propeller domain-containing protein: protein MTEDRLGRRPTLSVVAIALAGVVTLVLAALPLTPWFKGRAPLPPAQADQPTKASDPDDYSEIYAAVAALAPKSGVRCGTGEPVTATFQGGAGIEEADLVKTDGESLFVASGNQVAIVEVDGAGSRTVGIVRLEEALRAAPALRDAPDVVLAELGAVDLLADKDTLVVLVSWSVLDYGLAYEVWDGQDWAAAEAWDPVTLAVLYDVSDPAAPRHLETFSQSGGYAGAYLKDGALFLLSGHSVGLGREIAQGDPASFVPVIGETSGSSPVPAGQVLVGSNPSSPTYALITAVDLAARKRLSSLSALGVGPAHVSENSLCLAAAVAHDDGTTTTDVWRVPLDADRLAVAARGSLPGWLGRAALDEHDGYLRALTSEWIPDELVNGLWTGHVEDGLTVLDSALSQVGEVRPLGGPPAVSARVTFAGDLAYVTAEGEADSLFAVDLSDPTRPRVLSALDTDGYVPSLRPLADQGLLGVGWLTDESQLTAEGKFPRLPKLSLFQGAGQIAETATLELDGLDSVDDDALVADPARRALGLPADAVQGPAYLVAGYGSGRLTELARLDAVRGRAGSSLSYPVRGVFLGGSVYVCSRGGVAVYSLDSFAELARITF, encoded by the coding sequence GACGACTACTCCGAGATCTACGCCGCCGTCGCGGCGCTGGCTCCCAAGTCAGGCGTCCGTTGCGGAACGGGGGAGCCCGTGACGGCGACCTTCCAAGGCGGCGCCGGCATCGAAGAGGCGGACCTGGTCAAGACGGACGGCGAGTCGCTCTTCGTCGCCTCCGGCAACCAGGTGGCGATCGTGGAGGTGGACGGGGCTGGGAGCCGGACGGTCGGCATCGTGCGATTGGAAGAGGCGTTGCGCGCGGCGCCCGCGCTGCGAGACGCGCCGGACGTTGTGCTCGCCGAATTGGGCGCCGTGGATCTTCTGGCGGACAAGGACACCCTGGTGGTGCTGGTCTCCTGGTCGGTCTTGGACTACGGCCTGGCGTACGAGGTCTGGGACGGCCAGGACTGGGCCGCGGCGGAGGCATGGGATCCGGTGACCCTCGCGGTGCTCTACGACGTGTCAGACCCGGCGGCGCCCCGGCATCTGGAGACGTTCTCCCAAAGCGGCGGTTACGCCGGAGCGTACCTGAAGGATGGAGCGCTGTTCCTGCTCAGCGGCCACAGCGTGGGTCTGGGAAGGGAAATCGCCCAAGGCGACCCCGCGAGTTTCGTGCCCGTGATCGGCGAGACGTCCGGCTCTTCGCCGGTTCCGGCCGGGCAAGTCCTCGTCGGGTCGAACCCGAGTTCACCGACCTACGCCCTCATCACGGCCGTCGACCTCGCCGCCCGCAAACGCCTGTCCAGTTTGTCCGCCCTGGGCGTGGGCCCCGCCCACGTCTCCGAGAACAGCCTGTGCCTGGCCGCAGCCGTCGCCCACGACGATGGCACCACCACAACCGACGTCTGGCGGGTGCCGTTGGACGCCGACCGGCTGGCCGTCGCGGCGCGCGGCTCTCTGCCGGGCTGGCTCGGACGCGCCGCGCTGGACGAGCACGACGGCTACCTGCGCGCGCTGACCAGCGAATGGATCCCCGACGAGTTGGTCAACGGGTTGTGGACGGGCCACGTGGAGGACGGCCTGACCGTGCTGGACTCCGCGCTGAGCCAGGTCGGGGAGGTCAGGCCCCTTGGCGGCCCGCCCGCCGTCTCGGCGCGGGTCACGTTCGCCGGCGACCTGGCCTACGTGACCGCCGAAGGCGAGGCCGATTCGCTGTTCGCCGTGGATTTGAGCGATCCGACCCGGCCGCGCGTACTGTCCGCGCTGGACACTGACGGATACGTCCCGTCGTTGCGCCCGCTGGCCGACCAGGGCCTCCTCGGCGTGGGCTGGCTCACCGACGAATCCCAACTGACCGCCGAGGGCAAGTTCCCCCGCCTCCCGAAGCTGTCGCTGTTCCAGGGCGCCGGCCAGATCGCCGAGACGGCCACCCTGGAGCTTGACGGCCTGGACTCGGTTGACGACGACGCCCTCGTGGCGGACCCGGCGCGCCGGGCGTTGGGTTTGCCCGCCGATGCCGTCCAAGGGCCCGCGTACTTGGTGGCCGGTTACGGCAGCGGCAGGCTCACGGAACTGGCACGCCTGGACGCCGTCCGGGGCCGCGCCGGAAGCTCCCTTTCCTACCCGGTTCGCGGGGTCTTCCTGGGCGGCAGCGTTTACGTCTGCTCCAGAGGCGGCGTGGCCGTCTATTCCCTGGACTCCTTCGCGGAACTGGCCCGAATCACGTTCTGA